CGCCGCGGCACCAGCCCGTGCCGGGTGCCATGGCGTGCGCTGACCAGCCGGCCCGCAAGGCGTTCCAGCCCGGTGCGTGCCAGCCGCTGCGAAAAGAACGAGGCGGCATTGCTCTCGATGGCGTGCGCCTCGTCGAACACGATGCGCCGGAAGCCCGGCAGCACGGCGGCGCTGGCCAGGGCTTCGCGCCCGCCGCCGCCCGCCAGGCGGATCGCCAGGTCGGCGAACAGCAGGTGGTGGTTCACCACCAGCAGGCGCGCCGCCGCCGCCTCGCGGCGCGCGCGCAGCACGAAGCACGCCTCCCGGTCGGGGCAGCGCAGCGCGTTGCAGGCATCGCCCTCCGAACACACCAGGTCCCAGGTGGCGCCCGCGGTTGCAAACGGCAGGTCGCTGCGGCTGCCGGTGGGGCTGACCAGCGACCACTCGTAGATGGCGCGCACCTCGGCGGCGGCGTGGGCGTCGAGCGCACCCTCCGCGGCGGCCGCCGGCAGGCCCTGGGCGTCGGCGTGCGCCTCGCGCAGGCGGCGCAGGCACAGGTAGTTTCCGCGGCCCTTGACCAGGCAGCTCTTTACCTCGGTGCCGAGCATGCGCTGGACCAGCGGCAGATCCTGCGCCATGAGCTGCTGCTGCAGGTTGATGGTGGCCGTGGACACCACCACTCGCTCGTCGTTGGCGTCCGCCCATGCCACCGCCGGTATCAGGTAGGCGAGCGACTTGCCGATGCCGGTGCCCGCCTCGGCCGCCACGATCACCTCGTCGTTGAACGCGTCGCATGCCGCCTGCAGGAGCGAGACCTGGCCCGATCGCTGCTCGAACCCGGGATGCAGCCGGTGCAGGGCGCCGCCCGCGCGCAGCGTGGCGGCCAGCGCGCGCGTGTCGAGCGGCCTGCGCTCGCGGCGCGGCGCCGGCTCGGCGACCACGTAGATGCGGGTTACCGCGTTGTCCACGATGCAGAATCCCTTGCCCTGGTCGCCCACCCAGCCGGCGACGCTGAGGTCCGCCCCGCTCGGCTGCAGCAGTCCCGAGGGATGGTTGTGAATCAGCAGGTCGGCGCCGTCGACGTAGGGGGCGAGTACCGGCACTTCGCGGTCGTTGCCGCGCGCGGCGATGGTCACGGTGCGCACCAGGCCGCCGGTATCGCAGTTGCCGACGCAGAACACCTCCCGGCCATCCGCCTCCGCGATGGCGTCGCGCAGCGTGGCCGCCGCCGCCGGCGTGAACCAGGCGCCGATCTCCATCGGGCGCCGGTCGCCGCTCCTTCTCATCCGTCCTGGCTCCTGGCGCGCATCGGGTGCTGGCACTCTATGGCGTGCGCGGGCCATCGACAAGGTCGCGCAGAGCATGGACGCGCAGGCGCGCGCGGGCGCACCAGTGTTGACCCGGACGGCGCCGGCATAGTACTCATAGCGCTACATCACAGGATCAGTAGAGGAGCGGCCTCCAAGAGTAGGCCCGGCGGATGGTTGGATGCTGACACGCCGGGAGCGCCGAAAGGGGTGGGCCGCCGAAGCGGATGGCCGCCAATCCCGGCTGTCGCTGGTTGCCGGGGCTAAATCCCCGGGACTGTCACCCGCTGCGGGTGGAGCGCTATGAGGCCTGTCTCCGGTGTGGCGAGCCCGCCGCGCCTCCCGCCCGCAGCGAACGCAACACGATCCGAAAGCGAGGTGCTCCAGATGGCACGTATTCCGGTTGCCGTAGTCGGCGCTACCGGCATGGTGGGACAACGCATTATCGCCATGCTCGACGGTCATCCTCAGTTCGAATTGCGCGAGGTCGCCTCCTCGGCACGCACCGCGGGCAAGCGATACGGCTTCGCGGCCACTTGGCGCGTGCCGACGGCGATGCCGGACGGAGTCGGCGACCTGACACTCAAGGAAGGCGGCAGCCGGCTTGACAGCGGCGTCGTGTTCTCGGCCATGCCGGGCGGGCCGGCGACCGCCATCGAGCGCGGCTACGCCGCCGCCGGCAAGCTCGTGGTGAGCAACTCAAGCAGCTACCGGATGGATCCGCGCGTGCCGCTGGTGATCCCGGAGGTCAACGCCGACCACCTGAAGCTGGTGCGCAGCCAGGGAACGCCCGGCGGGATCGTCACCAACTGCAACTGTGCCGCGATGTTTCTGACCATGGTGCTGGCCCCGCTGCACCGCCGCTACGGCGTCGAGGCGGTGCAGGTCACCACCATGCAGGCGGTGTCCGGCGCCGGCTATCCCGGTGTCGCCAGCCTCGACATCCTCGGCAACGTGTTTCCCCTGCCGGGCGAAGAGGAAAAGATGGAACGCGAGACCCAGAAGATGCTCGGTTCCGTGGCCGACGGCGTGGTCACGCCGGCGCCGTTCCCGGTGAGCGCGCAGTGCCAGCGGGTGCCGGTGGAGGACGGCCACACCGAGACCGTGTCGGTGCGCCTCTCCGGCAACCCGGTTCCCGGCGACGTCGCGGCGTCGCTGCGCCACTTTCGTGGCCTGCCGCAGGTACAGGGGCTGTACAGTGCCCCGCCCCGCCCGATCGAGGTATTCGAGCAGGAGGACCGCCCGCAGCCGCGGCTGGATGCCAACCGGCACGGCGGCATGGCCGCATTGGTGGGCCGCATCCGCGCCTGCCCGGTGTTCACGGTGAAGATGCTCGTGCTCGGCCACAACCTGATGCGCGGCGCCGCCGCGGCCGCCATGCTGAACGCCGAGGCGATGCTGGCCATGGACCTGCTGCCTGCGCGGCCGGCGGCGGCCACGACATCGGATGCGAAGGCCACGGAGGCCGGCGTCGGGGCCGGCATGCGGGTGCCGGCGAACGCATGACCGTGATGAAGTTCGGAGGCTCCTCGCTCGCTACGGCGGAGCTTCTGGACCACGCCGTCGGGATCGCCGACGGCGCGCTGGCGGACGGCGTCGTGCTGGTGGCGTCCGCCATGGGCGGTACCACCGACCGCCTGCAGCAGGTGGCGCACAGCGCCGGCCGGGGCGACGGGAACGAAGCCGATGCCATGGTCGAGCGGCTTGCGGACGAGCACCTCGCCGCTGCCCACGTACTGCTGGAACGACACTACCACCGCACCGCGGACGAGTTGCTCGGGCATGCGGAGTACAAGCTCGCCATCGGTGACCTGGAAAGGCTGTTCGACGAGCTGCGCGCCATCGTGACCGGCATGAGGTTGCTGCGCCAGTGGACGCCGCGCAGCAACGACGCGGTCCTCGGGTTCGGGGAGCGTGCGGTGACCATCCTGCTCGCCGCCTGCGCCCGACAACGCGGCATCGACGCCCGCCTGCTCGACAGCCGTGAGTTCATCGTGAGCGACGACCGATTCATGCAGGCCAACGTCCGCCAGCCGGAGACTGCCGAGCGCATCCGCCGCCGCGGCCGGCCCGCACCCGGGCAGATGCTGGTCGCGCAGGGCTTCATCGCCGCCACCGAGGATGGCATCGACACGACCCTCGGGCGCGGCGGCTCCGACTATACGGCCACTCTGTTCGGGGCCGCCCTCGCGGCAACCGAGGTGACGATCTGGACCGACGTTACCGGCATCATGACCAGCGACCCCAGGCTGGTGCCGTCGGCACGCACGCAGCCGTGCATCAGTTACCGGGAGGCCGCGGAGATGGCCTACTTCGGAGCCCGCGTCATTCACCCCGCCACCATTCAGCCGGCCGTACGGGGCGGCGTCCCGGTGTCGGTACGGAACTCGCGCGAGCCGGAGGAGGCCGGCACGCGTATCGCGGCCGACGCCGCACCCGGCGTCAAGGCGATCGCCTGCAAGCGCGGCATCACCCTGATCAACGTCACCTCGTCGCGGATGCTGCTCGCGTACGGGTTCCTGCGCCGCATCTTCGAGATCTTCGAACACCACCGCACGCCGGTGGACCTGGTCGCCACCTCCGAGGTGTCGGTGTCGATGACCATCGACGACACCGCCCACCTCGATGCCATCGCCGCCGATCTCGCCGAAGTCGGCGCCGTCAACATCGACCGCGACGCCAGCCTGGTGTCGATCGTCGGCCAGGACCTGTGGGAGCAGCCCGGCTTTCTCGGCACCGCCGTCAGCGCGCTCGAAGGAGTGCCGCTGAAGATGATGTGCCTTGGGTCCTCGGACATCAATCTTTCGCTGGTGGTGGCCGATGCCGCCACCGAGACCGCGGTGCGCTCCTTGCACCGCCGCTTTTTCGAGGCCTCACCATGCTGAACCTGGGCGGCGTATCCGCCGCATCGCTGGCGGAACGCTACGGCACGCCGCTGTACGTGTACGAGGCGGGCCGCATTCGGGACGCCTACGCCACCCTGCGGCGCGCCTTCGAAGTGCCGGACCTGCGCATTCACTACGCCACCAAGGCGAATTCCAACCCCTGGATCCTGCGTATCCTGGCGCGCGAGGGCGCCTGGGCGGACGTCGTTTCGCCGGGAGAAATCCTCATGGCGCGCACCGCCGGCTTCCCGGCGCGGCGCCTGCTGTACAACGGCAACTCCGCGTCCGACGCCGAGCTGCGCGAGGCGGTCGAGCAGGGCGTGCGCATCAACGTGGAGTCGCTGTCGCAACTGCGCCGCCTCGGCACGGTCGCGCCGGGAGTGGCGATCAGCATCCGTTTCAACATCTACGTCGGCGGCGGCCACCACTCGCACGTGATCACCGGCGGCCCGGAGAGCAAGTTCGGCATCGACTGGGAGATGGCGGATGAGGCTCGCTCGCTCGCGGCGGCGGGGCGCCTGCGCATCGCCGGCGTGCACTGCCACATCGGCTCCGGCGTGCTGCAGGCGGAGCGGTTCGTGGAGGCGGTGACCAACCTGCTCACGGTGGCGCGCCGCTTCCCGGACCTGGAGACGGTGAACTTCGGCGGCGGCATCGGTATCCCCTACCGGCGCGGCGACCGGGAGCTGGCCGTCGACCGCCTCGGCGCGCTGCTTACCGCGGAGTACGACCGGTTCTGCGCCGCCTACGGTGCCCGGCCCGCCCTGTGCCTGGAGCCGGGGCGGTTCCTGGTGGCGCGCTCCGGCACCCTGCTGTGCCGGGTAACAGCGGTGAACCAGGCGCGCAAGTACCTGTTCGCCGGCACCGACAGCGGCTTCAACCACCTGGTCCGGCCGGCCATGTACGGCTCCTACCACCATGTGGAGCCGGTCGAGCCGCGCGCCGGGGAGCCGCGCGAGACGGTGCTGACCGGCAACATCTGCGAGTCGGGAGACGTGTTCACGCGCGACGAAGATGGCATCGTGCCGCGCGCCCTGCCGCCGCTCGACGAGGGCGACCTGGTAGCGATCCGGGACGCCGGCGCGTACGGCTTCGCCATGGCCTCGCGCTACAATTCGTTCCCCCTGCCGGCGGAGGTGCTGGTGGAGGACGGCGCCGACATCCTGATCCGGCGCCCCGACAAGCTGCCGCAACTGCTCGACAACATTCCGGGCCTGCCGGATGAAGACGGAGAACGATGATGCAGATACCATTCGTCAAGATGCACGGCATCGGCAACGACTACGTCTACCTGGACCGGGCGTCGCGCCGGCGCGGACGCGCGGCGGACGCGCCCGAGTGCGCCATGCCGGACGTGGCGGAGGAGCAGTGGCCGGCGCTTGCGCAGGCGATCGCCGACCGCCACTTCGGCGTCGGCGGCGATGGGTTGGTGCTGATTCTGCGCGGCGACGCCGCGCCGCTGCGCATGCGCATGTTCAACGCCGACGGATCGGAGGCGGAGATGTGCGGCAACGCAGTGCGCTGCGTGGCGCGTTATGCG
This window of the Spirochaetaceae bacterium genome carries:
- a CDS encoding aspartate kinase, coding for MTVMKFGGSSLATAELLDHAVGIADGALADGVVLVASAMGGTTDRLQQVAHSAGRGDGNEADAMVERLADEHLAAAHVLLERHYHRTADELLGHAEYKLAIGDLERLFDELRAIVTGMRLLRQWTPRSNDAVLGFGERAVTILLAACARQRGIDARLLDSREFIVSDDRFMQANVRQPETAERIRRRGRPAPGQMLVAQGFIAATEDGIDTTLGRGGSDYTATLFGAALAATEVTIWTDVTGIMTSDPRLVPSARTQPCISYREAAEMAYFGARVIHPATIQPAVRGGVPVSVRNSREPEEAGTRIAADAAPGVKAIACKRGITLINVTSSRMLLAYGFLRRIFEIFEHHRTPVDLVATSEVSVSMTIDDTAHLDAIAADLAEVGAVNIDRDASLVSIVGQDLWEQPGFLGTAVSALEGVPLKMMCLGSSDINLSLVVADAATETAVRSLHRRFFEASPC
- the lysA gene encoding diaminopimelate decarboxylase — translated: MLNLGGVSAASLAERYGTPLYVYEAGRIRDAYATLRRAFEVPDLRIHYATKANSNPWILRILAREGAWADVVSPGEILMARTAGFPARRLLYNGNSASDAELREAVEQGVRINVESLSQLRRLGTVAPGVAISIRFNIYVGGGHHSHVITGGPESKFGIDWEMADEARSLAAAGRLRIAGVHCHIGSGVLQAERFVEAVTNLLTVARRFPDLETVNFGGGIGIPYRRGDRELAVDRLGALLTAEYDRFCAAYGARPALCLEPGRFLVARSGTLLCRVTAVNQARKYLFAGTDSGFNHLVRPAMYGSYHHVEPVEPRAGEPRETVLTGNICESGDVFTRDEDGIVPRALPPLDEGDLVAIRDAGAYGFAMASRYNSFPLPAEVLVEDGADILIRRPDKLPQLLDNIPGLPDEDGER
- the asd gene encoding aspartate-semialdehyde dehydrogenase; this encodes MARIPVAVVGATGMVGQRIIAMLDGHPQFELREVASSARTAGKRYGFAATWRVPTAMPDGVGDLTLKEGGSRLDSGVVFSAMPGGPATAIERGYAAAGKLVVSNSSSYRMDPRVPLVIPEVNADHLKLVRSQGTPGGIVTNCNCAAMFLTMVLAPLHRRYGVEAVQVTTMQAVSGAGYPGVASLDILGNVFPLPGEEEKMERETQKMLGSVADGVVTPAPFPVSAQCQRVPVEDGHTETVSVRLSGNPVPGDVAASLRHFRGLPQVQGLYSAPPRPIEVFEQEDRPQPRLDANRHGGMAALVGRIRACPVFTVKMLVLGHNLMRGAAAAAMLNAEAMLAMDLLPARPAAATTSDAKATEAGVGAGMRVPANA